The Pseudomonas sp. FP198 genomic interval CATGCATGGCCGCGACGGCTACACCCGCGTGAGATGAGGATGCGATGGACTTGAAACAACGCTTTGCCGAGGAGTTGCGCTACCTGCGCGAACTCGGCCGCGAGTTCGCCGAAGACAACCCGCAGCTGGCGCAGTTTCTCGGCGATCAGGCCGGAGACCCGGACGTGGAACGGCTATTGGAGGGCTTTGCCTTCCTCACCGCCAAGCTGGGGATGAAGATCGACGACGACTTGCCGGAGCTGACCCATCCGCTGTTGCAGATGCTCTGGCCCAACTACCTGCGGCCCTTGCCCAGCGCGACCATCATTCGCTTTACACCGCTGCCTAATGCGATCAGCCAGCGCCAGGTAATTCCCAAAGGCACGCCGTTGTTTGCCAAACCGGTGGATGGCATCTCCTGCCAGTTCCGCACCTGCACCGACGCCAACCTGTACCCGTTGGCCTTGCAAGAAGTCAGCGACGCGCACAGCCGTGAGGCCTCGGTGATGCGCATCGACCTCAAGGTGTTGACCGAGCAGCCGCTGACCAGCATGGCCTGCGCTCAGTTGGATTTTCATCTGGGCGGCGATAACGCCACCGCGCTGACCTTGTACCTGTGGCTTGCCCACTATCTGGACAGCGTTACGCTGCATATCAATAAGCAAAGCTATCGCCTGTCGGCCAAGGATATCGGCTTCCCCGGTTTCACCGTCGACGAGGCACTGCTGCCCTACCCGCGCAACGTGTTCGATGGCTACCGCATCCTGCAGGAGTACTTTGTGTTTCCGCAGCGGTACCACTTTTTCAGTCTGAACCGCCTGGCTCACGTTTGGCCGGATGTTAGCGCCACCACCCTGCGTCTCGAGTTTCAGTTCAGCCGGCCCATGCCGCCGGATATCCGCCTGCGTACCAGCGACCTGCACCTGTACTGCGCGCCGGCGGTCAACCTGTTCCGTCATGATGCCAACCCGATTGCGCTGGACGGGCGCAGCCTGGAGCGACGTATCAGCCCCAGCGGCGACCGCCCAGAGGCTTACGAAATTTTCAGTGTCGATCAGGTCGCCGGTTGGGACGCCGCCAACAAGGAGCGCAAGGGCGATCCGTTGCGACGCTTTACGCCGTTCGAGTCGTTCCAGCATGAGATCGAACATGCGCGAGGCCGCACCGCGCTGTACTTTCGCACGCATATCGAAGAATCCCATGGCCGCGAGGGCTTGCGTCATCGCATCGCTTTCGTGCGCGGTGATGAAAGCTTGTACATCGGCGAACATGAAACAGCGTCCATCGAACTGACCTGCACCAATCGCGATCTGCCTCAACTTTTGGGCGTGGGGGATGTATCACTGTCCACCGAAGTCACGCCATCGTTTGCCACCTACACCAACCTGATCGCACCGACCCGAAGCTACCGTCCAGTGCTGGACAGCAGCCTGCACTGGACGCTGATTTCCAATCTGTCGCTGAACTACCTGTCGCTGCTGTCGGCAGAGCCGCTCAAGGCAGTGATCCGCGCCTATGACTTTGCCGCCCTGCACGATCTGCAACAGGCCCGTGCCACCCGCAAGCGCCTCAATGGCATCCAGGATGCCGTGACCACCCCCATCGACTGGCTGATGAAAGGTCAGCCGGTACGCGGTGTGCAGACCCGCTTGCAACTGGACCAGAACGCGTTTCTCTGCGAGGGCGAGCTGTACCTGTTCGCCAGCGTGCTTTCGCACTTCTTCGCCCTGTACGCAAGCATCAACTCCTTCCACCGCCTGGAAGTGATCAACACCACTAACAACGAGCGCTATGAATGGCCACTGTTGACCGGCAGACAACCCGTGATCTAGCCGATGTGCTGCTGGCCGACGCGCGGAACTACTCGTTTCACCGTCTGCTGGAGCATTTGCACGCTTTGCATGGCGATGACTTGGAGGCGCAGCCCTTGAGCGCTGCGGCGCGCCGTCGGGTACGCCTGCAAAGCCATGCGGGGCTAGGCTTTCCGGCCTCCGACGTGGTATTGGCCGCGCGGGGGGAAGAGGATGGCGAAGAGGTGCGCTACCGCTTGCAGACCAGTTTCTTCGGCCTGCACGGCACCGACTCGCCGCTGCCCGGTTATTACCTGGATCGCCTGGCCTATGAACAGGCCCAGGAGCGCGGGATTCGCCCGGCGTTTATGGATTTCTTCAATCACCGTTTGCTGACCCTCCTGCACAGTAGCTGGCGCAAGTACCGCTACTACATTCGCTTTCAGGCCGAGGGCAGCGACCGGTTTTCGCGTTATGTATTTTCCCTGATCGGGTTGAACGACAGCGACCTGCGTGGCGCCACGCCACTGCCCTGGGGCCGCCTGTTGAGCTTTGCCGGCCTGATCGCCAGCCGCAGCCGCTCGCCCTCGGTGGTGTCCGGCATTGTTGAACATTGCTTCGACCTGCATGGTGTGTACATCCGTGAATTCGAGGCGCGTTCGGTGAGCTTGCCGCAGCGTCAGCGCATGGCGTTGGGCAAGGCCAGCGGCACCTTGGGCAACGACTTTGTGGTGGGTGACCGCAGCAAGACCCGCGCCAGCAAGTTCACCCTGGTGATTCCGAACTTGACTCAGGCGCGCTTTCGGCAGTTTTTGCCCAGCGGCGAGCAGTTCGGGCGGTTGCGCCAGTTGATAGATTTTCTGCTGCGCGATGCCACCGCCTACGACCTGGAACTGGGGTTGCGCGACGAAGATGTACCGCCCTTCAACCTGCTCCGCGACAGCGGCAGTCACTTGGGCTGGACCAGCTTCATCCAACACCAGGAACAACGTCTTCCCGCCGTGGTGCGGATTCGGGGGCGCGCATGAAGCTGAGCCTGGTTATCAGCAATCCTGCACAGCTGTTGCACGGCTATCTGCCCGCTCATCAATTTGGCCCACAGGGCGGCAGCATCGGCAGTGCCGCGGTGGATTGGCGCCTGGAAGATCGCCACAACAGCGTGCGGCCCAACCACTGCGACATCCGCGTCATCGAAGGACGGTTCTGCGTGATCGACCGCAGCGGCAGAACCTACGTCAACGGTCACGACCTGCCGCTTGAGCGTCATGTTGCAATAAGCCTCAACGACGGTGATCGGTTGCAGATCGGTGCGTATAAGGTCGCGGTTCAGCTGGGTGAGCACGCCTCAGGACAGCATTCGCTCGATGAGCTTCTCGGCGACCACCCCGAGGGCATGTACGTGTGGCGCCAGGAAGACCTGCCGAGTCGGCCGCCGACGGATAGACGACCAGCCACTTGCGCAGAATTCGAGCGCCTTTGCCAAACCGTGGATTTAGCCGAGCAAGGCGACCCGCTGCGAGCGATGCATGAAGCGCCGCCACCCGAACTGCTGGCTGACCGTTGCGCGCCTGCACCCAAGCGCACCGTCAGCCTGTTCAGCACCCTGCGCCTGGGCACCCTGTTGCTCGCCTGCCTGACCCTGGGCGGCTGCACCATGCTCGGCAAAGTCGGTCAGGTCATCTGGACCCCCTCCATCCCGGTCGGCGGCCCCGACGATCAGCCCAGTCGCTACTCCCTGAGCCTGCACGCCAGCGACGACGTCAACCCACGCCTGACCAGCACCGGCACTGCACCGGATGAAGGCGCGAGCCGTTCGCCCTACACCCTCCACGTGCAAGCCACCAGCCCGCAGGCGCTGACGGACAAGGTGCAAACCCTGCTCAATCACCTCTACGAAAACGTGCCGGCCCAGTCGCCACTGAGCGAAGAACCAACGCCCCTCGTGCCGATGTCGCCCGTAGAAGACACGCTGCTGGGCGACTACGACGCCCAGGACGTGCGCCTGACCACCCCCTGGGGCAACCCGGCCATGCAGCACGTCGCCACGCCGATCGCCTTCAAGGTTTTACAGTTGACCGACGACTCGCTGCTGGTCAACGCCAGTCCCCAAGCCATGGCCGAGGACCTGAAAAAGACCTTGGGCAGCACCTACATCCGCGCCGACGACTACCTGCTCCAGCCCGGCCAATTCAAGTTCGTCGACCTGCGCGCCCTGGATGAAGACACCCGCTTTATCGCGGTGATCGCCAACTACCACAGCAGCGAGGTCGGCCAGTGGAAACAGCGTCTGCGCGTCGAGCCCAAGGGCCGCCAGTACGCCGTGCTGGTGCAGTTGGATGCCGCCCAGGTCAGCCTCAAAGGAGAAACCCGATGACGCCCTTTTCAGTCGCTTTTGGCCCGAGTAATTACCGATGAGTTCACGCAACCCCGTCATCTGGCATGAAGGTTTGTTCGTCAAGCCCCAGCACTTCCAGCAACAGGCCCGTGCCGCCGAAGCCGCCGTGCACCAACGCCTGCACAGCCTGAACGACGCGCTCCATGGCTTCAGCGAGCTGGCGTTGAACGACGAATACCTGAGCTTCGGCAAAATCGCCATTACCCGGGCACGCGGGATCATGCCTGATGGCAGTGTCTTCGACATTCCCCACGACCTGGCACCGCCCTCCCCGCTGGAAATCGCCGACAGCAGCGCCGTCGGCCAAACCGTCTACCTGGCCCTGCCGCTGCGCTCCAGCGGCGCACTCGAAGTGCGCTGGCCCGACCAGTACGGCAACAGCCGCTACATCGCCCGCCGGGAAGAAGTTCGTGACACCCACAGCGATGACGGCGATCAGGTCGGCATGGACCTGGCCGTGCCCAACCTGCAATTGATGCTCGAACGCAGCGACCGCAGTACCTTCACCGGCATCGCCCTGGGCAAGATCAAAGACAAACGTCCGGACGGCAGCCTGGTGATGGACGAGCATTTCTACCCCACCAGCCTGTCCCTGCAAGCGGTGCCGGCGCTGCACCGCTACCTCGGTGAGGTGGCCGGGTTGATGCGCGAGCGGGCTAAAAATCTAGCCCAGCGTATTGGTTCACCGGGTCAGTCGGGGGTGGCTGACGTCACCGACTTCAACCTGCTGCAAACCCTCAACCGCTTGTTCCCGCTGTTCCAGCACCTGGCCCGCCAACGTCAGGTTCACCCGGAACGGCTTTACATCGCACTGGCCCAGGCCTGCGGCGAACTGGTGACCTTCACCGATGAAGGCCACCTGCCCCGGGAATACCCGGCCTACCAGCACGACAACCTGCGCGAATCCTTCCAGCTTCTGGAACACACCCTGCGCCGTGCCCTGGGCACCGTGCTGCAACCGCGCGCGGTTTCGCTGCCGATTGTTGTTCAACAGTACGGCGTACGCACCGCTGCGTTGAACGACAAGCGCCTGCTGGGCAACGCCGAATTCATCCTCGCCGTGCGCGCCGAACTGCCCGCCGAGACCCTGTGTCAGCAACTGCCCAAGCAGATCAAGATCACCTCCACCGAAGGGCTGGAGCAACTGGTCAGCCTGCAACTACCGGGTATTCCACTGCGGCCGCTGCCGGTGGCGCCGCGGCACCTGCCGTTCCATGCCGGCTTCAGCTATTTCGAACTCGACCGCCACCATTCCGCCTGGCAAAGCCTGAGCAGCGGCAGCGGGTTTGGTTTTCATATCGCCGGCGAATTCCCGGAGCTGGAGTTGCAGTTCTGGGCGATCAGGAGTGAGAAAGATGACTAAGCCCACACCGGACTCATGGCATCACGAGGAAGTTTCTGGCGCCATCAACTTTGATGGCGAAACGATCATTGTCAGCAACCAAACCTATTTGGCTGACCCGGAGTTCGACATGCGTGGTCTGGCCTGGAACCCGTTGTGCGATGCCGCCACGCCGCTGATCGGCCTGGTCATCCGCTTGCGGCGTCTGGACCAGCACGACGACGTGCCCGCGCTGTACAAAAGCGTCAGCAACCAGATCACCACGATCATGGAAGAAGTCAGCCAGCTCGACTACGACGCCGGCATGCTCAAGGCCTACTCCTACAGCCTGTGCCTGTTGATTGACGAGGTGGTCATGCGCACCACCTGGGGCAGGCTCTCCAGCTGGAGCGCACGCTCGTTGCTCAGCCAATTCCACGGCGAAACCCAGGGTGGCGAAAAATTCTTCACCGTCATGAACAACATGATCCTCGAAGCGCCCCGGTATCAGCATGTGCTGGAGTTCATGTACCAGTGCCTGGTCTCCGGTCTCAAGGGCAAATACGGCGCCCATACCAAGGGCGATGACGAAATACAGAAGATCATCACCCAACTGCACGGCCTGTTGCGCCCCTTGCGCGGCGAAACACCCAAGCGCCTGACCGACCCGCTGAAAAACGTCGCGCCGCGCAACTACCGGATCAAACGCGCCTGGCCGTTGTGGACGCCATGGGCATTGGCCGCTGTCGTGCTGACTTGCGCCTACACGATCTATTCCATGCGCCTGAACAGCATCACCCAGGAAGTGCTCGCCTCCCTGGAACGGATTCTCAACCTGTAACCGATTTTCAGTGCGCTCATCAGAGCACCTGCAAAGCCATGGCCGGTTGGCCATAACCCGCGACCTCATGGGGTCGTTCATTGATCGCGACAAGGAGTTTGTCATGCCAACACCTGCGTACATCAGCATCCACGGCCAGAGTCAGGGCCACATCACCAAGGGTGCGTTCACCGCCGACTCGGTGGGCAACGTCTATGTGGAAGGCCACGAAGACGAAATCCTAGCCCAGGAAATCGACCATCAGATCACCACGCCTACCGACCCGCAAAGCGGTCAGCCTGCCGGCCAGCGCGTGCATAAACCGCTGATTTTTACCAGCGCCCTGAGCAAAGCCTCGCCCATGCTCTACCAGGCACTGGCCACCGGCGAAATGCTGCCAACCGTCGAGGTCAAGTGGTTCCGCACCTCGGGCGACGGCAAGCAGGAACACTTCTTCACCACCAAGCTCGAAGACGCCACTGTCGTCGAAATCCACACCGTGCTGCCCCATGCGCAGGACAGCGACAACGCCAACTACACCCAGTTGATCAAGACCAGCCTGGCTTATCGCAAGGTCAGTTGGAGCCATGTGGTGGCTGGTACTGAAGCTTCGGATGACTGGCGCAAGCCGGCTTAAGCGCCAACCGGCACGTTCCGCCGCACAGGCGGCGGAGTGTTCACTGAATCAATTATGAGGAGGCCCTATGCCTGCCGTCGTTCTGGTCGGTCACGACCATGATTGCCCATTGTGCGGACCCACAACCGTCGACAGTGGTACTCGCAACGTGACCGTCAACGGTCGCGCCGCCGCACTTGTCGGCAACACCCTCGGCTGCGGTGCAGTAATCACCAGCGGCTCGCCTTCAATGAACATCAACGGAAAAGCCGTGGCCCGCGTCGGCGACACCACCGACCACGACGGCGAACTGGAAAACGGTGATAGCAGCTGGTTGATCGACTGACCCTCACACACTCGACATGGAGGCACCATGCCCCGCCAAAGCGACCTGCGTTTCACCTTTATGCCCTTGAAGGGCGACCTGTTCGAAGTGGTCTCGTTCACCCTCGAAGAAGGCCTCTCCCAGCCCTTCAAACTCGGTCTGGAACTGGCCAGCCACAACGCAGCCATCGACTTCAATCGGGTGCTCGATCTGGCGGGGCTGTTCACGATCTGGCGCGGCGAAACTCCGGTGCGTTACGTCCACGGCCTGGTCAGCTCGTTCACCCAGGGCGACACCGGCTTTCGTCGCACCCGCTACACCGCCGTGGTCGAACCGACCTTTTCGCGGTTTGGGCTGCGCTCCAACTGGCGTATCTTCCAGGGCCAGACCGTGCCCGACATCATCACCGGCGTGCTCGCCGAGCAAAAGCTGACCGACATCCGCACTGAAATCTGCTTCGAGCACCAACCCCGCGAATACTGCGTCCAGGCCGGCGAAACCGACCTCGATTTCATCGCCCGCCTCGCCGCCGAAGAAGGCCTGCTCTATACCTTCGAACACGGCGCCGACGGCCACACCCTCATCCTTACCGACCGCGTCGGCGGCCTCGGCACCATCGGCACCCACACCGATTGCCCGGTGATCTACCAGCCGATGGCCGGCGGCGATTTCATGGAACCGGCACTGAACCGCTTCCACTACACCGAACAGGTACGCACTGCCGTGCAAGTGCAGCGCGACTACACCTTCACCCACCCGCGCTACAACCAGCAGCACACCGCCACCGGCGACCTGGACCTGAACAACCAACACAAGGACTACGAACGCTACGACTATCCCGGCCGCTACAAACGCGACATCGCCGGCAAGCCCTTCACCAAAACCCGCCTCGCCGCCCTGCGCAACGACGCCAAGCTGGCCCATGTGGAAGGTGACGATGAACGCCTGCAACCGGGATTGGCCTTCGACCTCAACGATCATCCCCGTGAGGACTTCAATGATCGCTGGCGCACCATTGCCATCAAGCATGAAGGCAAACAGCACACCAGCTTGCAGGACGAATCGTTTGGTAGCGGCCTCGGTACCTCTTACACCATGAAGGCCACAGCCATCCGCTGGACCTCGGATTGGAAAGCGCCGTTGCGTGATAAACCCTGCATCGACGGCCCGCAGATCGCCACGGTGGTTGGCCCGCCAGGGGAAGAGATTTATTGCGATGAATGGGGACGGGTGAAAGTGCAGTTCCCATGGGATCGCTCGGACAAAAATAACGACCACAGCTCCTGCTGGATCCGCGTCACCCAGGGCTGGGCCGGAGCGACCTGGGGCGCCATGGCGATTCCCCGAGTCGGTCAGGAACTGATCATCAGCTATCTCGACGGCGACCCGGATCAGCCAATTGCCACCGGCCGTGCCTACCGCGAGACCAACCTGCCGCCGTATGAACTGCCGAAACACAAAACCCGCATGACAATCAAAAGCCGCACGCACAAAGGGGCAGGTTTCAACGAGCTGCGCTTTGAGGATGAGTTGGGGCAGCAGGAGGTATTTATTCATGCGGAGAGGGACAAGAATGTTCATGTCAAGCATGACAACACGATATTTGTGGGTAATGACCGCAGTGAGAAAGTCGGGCATGACGAGCGGATAGAGGTGGGCCACAACCGCGAGGAACAGGTAGGCAATGACGAACGGATAAGCATCCGCCAGGACCAATATCACAGTGTGGGTCGAGATCAAATGCAGAGCTTCGGACGTGACCACCAGATCACCATTGGCAAAGACCGGATCGAAACCATAGGCAATGATCGCCATGACACGATAGCAGTCAATCATCGTATGGATATCGGTGGGAACGCCGAACAGCTCGTACAGGGTTTTCAGCAAGTTTCTGTAGGAAAAGGTATAGGAACCAAAACTACAATCTATCAATTACAAGCAAGCGACAGCCTCGTTCTACAAGGCCCGGGTGGGAGCATTACTCTGGATGCCAACGGCATCACCTTCAGCGGAATTGCCATCTATCTGAAGGGCCCGGTACGACAAATCGCTAATGGCACAGGACATTCTTTAGCCCTCAGTGGTGTTCCTGCGAGTGGTGAACCGATCTGTATAGGTTGCTGGCTTAAAGCTGCTCGTGAGCACAAAGCTCTCGTGAAGGTGGACGCATGATCCCTTACGAGCTTCTTACGGCTTTGACAAATGAACTCTACGGGCATGGCGCCTCAAGCCCCCGATACCTTGTCGCCTTAATTGATATGGCGACATTGCCTGAGGAGACACAGCAAAAACTAATAGAGAACTTGGGAGATCTGCTGGCCCCACTTTTCCTCGCCCCTGGTCTGGAGAAACTCAGGCCTTTGGGACCTCATCTGGCGGTCTCATACGAGGCCACACACAAGGGAAACAGCGCCTTACTAGACAGGCTTTCGCCTTATGGCAGCAATGAAATCGTTGCATGGATTACTAGCACTTTGAGCCCTGATGCCCTGGTTCAACATTTGAGTCAGGCCACATTTGTCGACACAGAAACCGGTGA includes:
- the tssF gene encoding type VI secretion system baseplate subunit TssF, with protein sequence MDLKQRFAEELRYLRELGREFAEDNPQLAQFLGDQAGDPDVERLLEGFAFLTAKLGMKIDDDLPELTHPLLQMLWPNYLRPLPSATIIRFTPLPNAISQRQVIPKGTPLFAKPVDGISCQFRTCTDANLYPLALQEVSDAHSREASVMRIDLKVLTEQPLTSMACAQLDFHLGGDNATALTLYLWLAHYLDSVTLHINKQSYRLSAKDIGFPGFTVDEALLPYPRNVFDGYRILQEYFVFPQRYHFFSLNRLAHVWPDVSATTLRLEFQFSRPMPPDIRLRTSDLHLYCAPAVNLFRHDANPIALDGRSLERRISPSGDRPEAYEIFSVDQVAGWDAANKERKGDPLRRFTPFESFQHEIEHARGRTALYFRTHIEESHGREGLRHRIAFVRGDESLYIGEHETASIELTCTNRDLPQLLGVGDVSLSTEVTPSFATYTNLIAPTRSYRPVLDSSLHWTLISNLSLNYLSLLSAEPLKAVIRAYDFAALHDLQQARATRKRLNGIQDAVTTPIDWLMKGQPVRGVQTRLQLDQNAFLCEGELYLFASVLSHFFALYASINSFHRLEVINTTNNERYEWPLLTGRQPVI
- the tssG gene encoding type VI secretion system baseplate subunit TssG; the encoded protein is MATVDRQTTRDLADVLLADARNYSFHRLLEHLHALHGDDLEAQPLSAAARRRVRLQSHAGLGFPASDVVLAARGEEDGEEVRYRLQTSFFGLHGTDSPLPGYYLDRLAYEQAQERGIRPAFMDFFNHRLLTLLHSSWRKYRYYIRFQAEGSDRFSRYVFSLIGLNDSDLRGATPLPWGRLLSFAGLIASRSRSPSVVSGIVEHCFDLHGVYIREFEARSVSLPQRQRMALGKASGTLGNDFVVGDRSKTRASKFTLVIPNLTQARFRQFLPSGEQFGRLRQLIDFLLRDATAYDLELGLRDEDVPPFNLLRDSGSHLGWTSFIQHQEQRLPAVVRIRGRA
- the tssJ gene encoding type VI secretion system lipoprotein TssJ, whose protein sequence is MKLSLVISNPAQLLHGYLPAHQFGPQGGSIGSAAVDWRLEDRHNSVRPNHCDIRVIEGRFCVIDRSGRTYVNGHDLPLERHVAISLNDGDRLQIGAYKVAVQLGEHASGQHSLDELLGDHPEGMYVWRQEDLPSRPPTDRRPATCAEFERLCQTVDLAEQGDPLRAMHEAPPPELLADRCAPAPKRTVSLFSTLRLGTLLLACLTLGGCTMLGKVGQVIWTPSIPVGGPDDQPSRYSLSLHASDDVNPRLTSTGTAPDEGASRSPYTLHVQATSPQALTDKVQTLLNHLYENVPAQSPLSEEPTPLVPMSPVEDTLLGDYDAQDVRLTTPWGNPAMQHVATPIAFKVLQLTDDSLLVNASPQAMAEDLKKTLGSTYIRADDYLLQPGQFKFVDLRALDEDTRFIAVIANYHSSEVGQWKQRLRVEPKGRQYAVLVQLDAAQVSLKGETR
- the tssK gene encoding type VI secretion system baseplate subunit TssK — translated: MSSRNPVIWHEGLFVKPQHFQQQARAAEAAVHQRLHSLNDALHGFSELALNDEYLSFGKIAITRARGIMPDGSVFDIPHDLAPPSPLEIADSSAVGQTVYLALPLRSSGALEVRWPDQYGNSRYIARREEVRDTHSDDGDQVGMDLAVPNLQLMLERSDRSTFTGIALGKIKDKRPDGSLVMDEHFYPTSLSLQAVPALHRYLGEVAGLMRERAKNLAQRIGSPGQSGVADVTDFNLLQTLNRLFPLFQHLARQRQVHPERLYIALAQACGELVTFTDEGHLPREYPAYQHDNLRESFQLLEHTLRRALGTVLQPRAVSLPIVVQQYGVRTAALNDKRLLGNAEFILAVRAELPAETLCQQLPKQIKITSTEGLEQLVSLQLPGIPLRPLPVAPRHLPFHAGFSYFELDRHHSAWQSLSSGSGFGFHIAGEFPELELQFWAIRSEKDD
- the icmH gene encoding type IVB secretion system protein IcmH/DotU, with the protein product MTKPTPDSWHHEEVSGAINFDGETIIVSNQTYLADPEFDMRGLAWNPLCDAATPLIGLVIRLRRLDQHDDVPALYKSVSNQITTIMEEVSQLDYDAGMLKAYSYSLCLLIDEVVMRTTWGRLSSWSARSLLSQFHGETQGGEKFFTVMNNMILEAPRYQHVLEFMYQCLVSGLKGKYGAHTKGDDEIQKIITQLHGLLRPLRGETPKRLTDPLKNVAPRNYRIKRAWPLWTPWALAAVVLTCAYTIYSMRLNSITQEVLASLERILNL
- a CDS encoding Hcp family type VI secretion system effector; its protein translation is MPTPAYISIHGQSQGHITKGAFTADSVGNVYVEGHEDEILAQEIDHQITTPTDPQSGQPAGQRVHKPLIFTSALSKASPMLYQALATGEMLPTVEVKWFRTSGDGKQEHFFTTKLEDATVVEIHTVLPHAQDSDNANYTQLIKTSLAYRKVSWSHVVAGTEASDDWRKPA
- a CDS encoding PAAR domain-containing protein; this translates as MPAVVLVGHDHDCPLCGPTTVDSGTRNVTVNGRAAALVGNTLGCGAVITSGSPSMNINGKAVARVGDTTDHDGELENGDSSWLID
- a CDS encoding type VI secretion system Vgr family protein, with product MPRQSDLRFTFMPLKGDLFEVVSFTLEEGLSQPFKLGLELASHNAAIDFNRVLDLAGLFTIWRGETPVRYVHGLVSSFTQGDTGFRRTRYTAVVEPTFSRFGLRSNWRIFQGQTVPDIITGVLAEQKLTDIRTEICFEHQPREYCVQAGETDLDFIARLAAEEGLLYTFEHGADGHTLILTDRVGGLGTIGTHTDCPVIYQPMAGGDFMEPALNRFHYTEQVRTAVQVQRDYTFTHPRYNQQHTATGDLDLNNQHKDYERYDYPGRYKRDIAGKPFTKTRLAALRNDAKLAHVEGDDERLQPGLAFDLNDHPREDFNDRWRTIAIKHEGKQHTSLQDESFGSGLGTSYTMKATAIRWTSDWKAPLRDKPCIDGPQIATVVGPPGEEIYCDEWGRVKVQFPWDRSDKNNDHSSCWIRVTQGWAGATWGAMAIPRVGQELIISYLDGDPDQPIATGRAYRETNLPPYELPKHKTRMTIKSRTHKGAGFNELRFEDELGQQEVFIHAERDKNVHVKHDNTIFVGNDRSEKVGHDERIEVGHNREEQVGNDERISIRQDQYHSVGRDQMQSFGRDHQITIGKDRIETIGNDRHDTIAVNHRMDIGGNAEQLVQGFQQVSVGKGIGTKTTIYQLQASDSLVLQGPGGSITLDANGITFSGIAIYLKGPVRQIANGTGHSLALSGVPASGEPICIGCWLKAAREHKALVKVDA